In Mycolicibacter virginiensis, the DNA window GTGATCAGCCGGCGGTGCTGGTCGTTACAGACCGGGCAGCGCGCCCCCGCAGCGTCGACGATGACCGCGATGGCTGCGGCCGGGGCAGCGGCCGCGGCCACGTCGGCGAGCCGGCCCACGGTGTCAACGAGTGCGTCGGACAGATCGACCCGCAGCACCGAGCCCAGTTCGCCCCCGTCGAGCGCCACCAGGATCAGGGATCTCTCGGGCACGAAGCCCAAGATGGCAGGCAGCGCAGCGATGAGGGCTCCGGGCCGATTCAGCGTGAATTCCGGTTGCTTGGTTGTCATGGGAACAACGGTGACGACCGTCACCGTCATCGAGGGCGCACCGGCTCCGCGCAGGCCCTCGCTTTGTGGATAGACCCGCAACTGTGCATCGATGCGCCTTCGAGATGCAGGACAAGCCGAAAGCGCGTAAGTGTCTGTGTCATGGATTCAAAGAGGGAATACGACGTCATCGTGATCGGTTCGGGCCCAGGCGGACAGAAGGCCGCCATCGCGTCGGCCAAACTCGGCAAATCTGTCGCCTTGGTCGAACGCGGTCGCATGATCGGTGGGGTCTGTGTCAACACCGGCACCATTCCGTCGAAGACCCTGCGCGAGGCCGTGATCTATCTGACCGGGATGAATCAGCGCGACCTGTACGGCGCCAGCTACCGGGTGAAGGACAAGATCACCCCCACCGATCTGCTCGCACGCACCCAGCATGTGATCAGCAGAGAAGTGGAGGTGGTGCGTAGTCAACTGATGCGCAACCGAGTCGACTTGTTGGTCGGCCACGGACGTTTCATCGACCCCCACACAATCCTCATCGAGGGACAGAACGGCAACGAAACGACAACCGTCACAGCCGACTACGTCGTCATCGCTACCGGAACCAAACCGGTCCGCCCCGCCGGCGTCACATTCGATGAGGAGCGCGTCCTCGACTCCGACGGGATCCTCGACCTGCGATTCATCCCGGCCTCGATGGTGGTCGTCGGCGCCGGTGTGATCGGCATCGAGTACGCCTCGATGTTCGCCGCGCTGGGCACCCGGGTGACGGTGGTGGAGAAACGAGACTCGATGCTGGAGTTCTGCGACCCGGAGGTCGTCGAAGCCCTGCGTTTTCACCTGCGCGACCTGGCCGTCACCTTCCGGTTCGGCGAAGAGGTGACCGCTGTCGACGTCAGCTCCAGCGGCACCGTCACCACGTTGGCCAGCGGCAAGCGGATCCCCGCCGAGACGGTGATGTATTCGGCCGGCCGCCAAGGCCACACCGCCCACCTCGACTTGGCCAAGGCCGGCCTGGCCACCGACGAGCGGGGCCGCATCGTCGTCGACGATATGTTCCAGACCTCGGTCGAGCACATCTATGCCGTCGGTGATGTGATCGGTTTCCCGGCCCTGGCGGCGACGTCGATGGAACAGGGCCGACTGGCCGCCTATCACGCGTTCGGCGAGCCGACCGATGGGATCACTGACCTGCAGCCGATCGGGATCTATTCGATCCCGGAGGTCTCCTATGTGGGGGCGACCGAATTGGAACTGACCCGCAGCGCGATCCCCTACGAGGTAGGGGTGGCCCG includes these proteins:
- the sthA gene encoding Si-specific NAD(P)(+) transhydrogenase translates to MDSKREYDVIVIGSGPGGQKAAIASAKLGKSVALVERGRMIGGVCVNTGTIPSKTLREAVIYLTGMNQRDLYGASYRVKDKITPTDLLARTQHVISREVEVVRSQLMRNRVDLLVGHGRFIDPHTILIEGQNGNETTTVTADYVVIATGTKPVRPAGVTFDEERVLDSDGILDLRFIPASMVVVGAGVIGIEYASMFAALGTRVTVVEKRDSMLEFCDPEVVEALRFHLRDLAVTFRFGEEVTAVDVSSSGTVTTLASGKRIPAETVMYSAGRQGHTAHLDLAKAGLATDERGRIVVDDMFQTSVEHIYAVGDVIGFPALAATSMEQGRLAAYHAFGEPTDGITDLQPIGIYSIPEVSYVGATELELTRSAIPYEVGVARYRELARGQIAGDSYGMLKLLVSTTDLTLLGVHIFGTNATEMVHIGQAVMGCGGTVEYLVDAVFNYPTFSEAYKNAALDVMNKMRALQQFRS